The Marivivens sp. LCG002 genome contains a region encoding:
- the mnmD gene encoding tRNA (5-methylaminomethyl-2-thiouridine)(34)-methyltransferase MnmD: MNDQQQAQLEWRDGKIPISTQFDDPYFSLDNGLAETRYVFLEGNDLPKRITGPFAVGELGFGTGLNFLTLWKAMNDHGCTGRVTFTTFEAFPMSAEAMRKALDAFPEVAELAPLLIASLEKGGQVHDFGIIRLDIVLGDVRKTLPKSDLAADAWFLDGFSPAKNPEMWGADLMAEVGRHTKTGGTAATYTAAGHVRRSLEEAGFEVERTAGFGRKRHMTRARKL, encoded by the coding sequence ATGAACGACCAGCAGCAAGCGCAGCTCGAATGGCGAGACGGAAAAATCCCGATCTCCACGCAATTTGACGACCCCTATTTCTCGCTCGACAATGGCTTGGCAGAGACGCGGTATGTCTTTCTTGAAGGAAACGATCTTCCGAAACGGATCACTGGACCCTTTGCTGTCGGCGAATTGGGCTTCGGCACAGGACTTAATTTTCTCACCCTGTGGAAGGCAATGAACGATCACGGGTGCACAGGTCGCGTCACCTTTACAACCTTCGAAGCCTTTCCGATGAGTGCAGAGGCGATGCGGAAGGCGCTGGATGCGTTCCCCGAGGTCGCCGAACTTGCCCCGCTCTTGATTGCTTCGCTTGAAAAAGGCGGGCAGGTCCATGACTTCGGGATCATCCGTCTCGACATCGTGCTTGGCGATGTGCGCAAGACACTCCCCAAAAGCGATTTGGCCGCCGATGCATGGTTTCTGGACGGTTTTTCGCCCGCAAAGAACCCCGAAATGTGGGGCGCCGATCTCATGGCCGAAGTCGGTCGACATACCAAGACGGGCGGGACTGCCGCGACCTATACGGCGGCAGGCCACGTCAGACGCTCGTTGGAAGAAGCCGGCTTCGAGGTGGAACGCACGGCAGGATTTGGACGCAAACGCCACATGACACGGGCAAGGAAACTCTGA